The following proteins are encoded in a genomic region of Candida albicans SC5314 chromosome 4, complete sequence:
- the NIF3 gene encoding Nif3p (Protein of unknown function; ortholog of S. cerevisiae Nif3; rat catheter biofilm repressed) → MSKSSVKRVVNAIQKFYPTALADKTWDNTGLLVDSSSFEDSDSETNTKLPVKVLLTIDLTQAVADEAISKNVNFIMAYHPFIFRGLKSITHNDPQQRSLIKLIQNKISVYSPHTAVDSAKGGVNDFLVEGITKNQKVESSIPIEQDKTDSECGMGRLVKLSKPSKLKNLVSNIKEQLRLDHVQVALSKDGIEHDIKTIAICAGSGGGVFKGVEADLYYTGELSHHEALFFKESGSSVICCNHSNTERAFLKVIQEQLKNELNEADQVIISETDKDPFETW, encoded by the exons ATGTCAAAGTCTTCAGTGAAAAGAGTTGTCAATGCGA ttcaaaaattttatccCACTGCTTTGGCCGACAAAACCTGGGATAATACTGGATTACTAGTTGATTCTAGTTCTTTTGAAGATTCCGATTCAGAAACCAATACAAAATTACCCGTCAAAGtattattaacaatagATTTAACTCAAGCTGTTGCTGATGAAGcaatttccaaaaatgtcaatttcatcatgGCTTATCATCCCTTTATATTTCGTGGATTAAAGTCAATTACACACAACGACCCACAACAAAGATCACTCattaaattaattcaaaataaGATCAGTGTTTATTCTCCACATACTGCCGTTGATAGTGCCAAAGGAGGtgttaatgattttttagTGGAAGGTATTaccaaaaaccaaaaagttGAATCATCAATCCCAATTGAACAAGATAAAACCGATTCTGAATGTGGAATGGGGAGATTGGTTAAATTGAGCAAACcatcaaaattgaaaaatttagtATCTAATATCAAGGAGCAACTTCGTTTGGATCATGTACAAGTAGCTCTATCAAAAGATGGAATTGAACACGACATTAAGACAATTGCCATTTGTGCTGGCTCTGGAGGTGGCGTTTTTAAAGGAGTTGAAGCAGATTTATATTACACAGGTGAATTATCGCATCATGAAGCattgtttttcaaagaaTCCGGATCTTCAGTGATTTGTTGCAATCATTCAAACACAGAAAGAGCATTCTTAAAAGTAATTCAagaacaattgaagaatGAATTGAACGAGGCTGATCAAGTTATAATCAGTGAAACTGACAAAGATCCATTTGAAACTTGGTAA
- a CDS encoding uncharacterized protein (Protein of unknown function; Hap43-repressed gene) has product MVEMRPSECPSLAIHKSLGSIPSHNFKSTIVACTGTPYVFLYGGFDEYDALDSNVYLLNTSTMEWEIDNKIDGLYREGHSSVYIGNGNVLVYGGLPFEDEIPTSESRRFSTRQTASTRQDTMNGSTGEIKKDSLMMIYNIFNKKWIGPPDFALENCPSSRSRHACCLSRDGSKLYISGGLVKSTPLNDLYCYDLTLGIWSGPIEFVYRFDHTIMIYEDRIFSFGGLDKDMNHVKSITYYSLKTKTMGEIYLNLDITNVPPTGFYDLAILSSKINPSISLFVKLPLWNYPNNGLSISCFDLGNFEAQNLFSQNNLSHYFTDKNMNDYIWKTAFTNHEGKLYLLGALKRKKRNSHPFGACLNTSSDMNENIMTEDDDEGHEHESDIDGNGRRRDTGGRGRAEEDEDDEDEEQESTRLNYVLQIEMQKFGIPSQLENPLSLDYHRLLLSSAFTDFEIIALSSIEDKDKVEAQLEYQTESIRVHKTVLVARWPHFQRMISTGMNEALENKLFLPEPINRIKALIYYLYIGTIDFDEKYIGELTLVDYSGLLVLTNLYELKELGYLLLQKLFKLFIQFDNNFSDDETSISTLLTIWRDLAFSNESIFIVTVLELIKRKWAIITRSKTFLSLSKEEIVRLCQDSTDDSPLSKSPNHNRSLDTLDTNLIPETPTRNTNSPFVIDSPANHSNSLSTSVFD; this is encoded by the coding sequence ATGGTTGAAATGAGGCCATCAGAATGTCCAAGTCTTGCAATCCATAAATCGTTAGGGTCAATCCCATCacataatttcaaatcaactaTTGTGGCATGTACAGGTACACCATACGTTTTTTTATATGGAGGGTTTGATGAATATGATGCATTGGATAGCAATGTGTACTTACTAAATACGTCCACTATGGAATGGGAAATAGACAACAAAATTGATGGATTATATCGAGAGGGGCATCTGTCAGTATATATTGGCAATGGTAACGTTTTAGTGTACGGTGGGCTACCATTTGAAGATGAGATTCCAACACTGGAGAGTAGACGGTTTAGTACCAGACAAACCGCGTCAACAAGACAAGACACAATGAACGGAAGTACTGGAGAGATCAAAAAAGATagtttgatgatgatttataacattttcaataaaaaatgGATAGGTCCACCTGATTTTGCATTGGAAAATTGTCCTAGTTCCCGATCAAGACATGCTTGCTGCTTGTCCCGTGATGGATCAAAACTATATATTAGTGGTGGGTTGGTCAAATCTACCCCTTTAAATGATTTGTACTGTTACGACTTGACTTTGGGCATTTGGCTGGGACCGATTGAGTTTGTTTATAGATTTGATCATACAATTATGATTTACGAAGACCGGATTTTCTCATTTGGTGGATTAGATAAGGACATGAACCACGTCAAATCAATAACTTATTATTCTTTGAAAACGAAAACAATGGGagaaatatatttaaatttagaTATCACCAATGTGCCCCCAACAGGATTTTATGATCTAGCTATTTTGAGTAGCAAAATCAATCCGTCCATAAGTTTGTTTGTCAAATTACCATTGTGGAATTATCCTAACAACGGACTCAgtatttcttgttttgatCTTGGAAATTTTGAAGCTCAAAACTTATTTTCACAAAATAATCTAAGTCATTATTTTACGGACAAAAATATGAACGACTATATTTGGAAAACAGCGTTTACTAATCATGAAGGTAAGTTGTACTTGTTGGGAGCActaaagagaaagaaaaggaatAGCCACCCTTTTGGGGCTTGTTTGAATACTAGCAGTGATATGAACGAGAATATTATGacagaagatgatgatgagggGCATGAACATGAGTCTGACATTGATGGCAATGGAAGGAGAAGAGACACAGGGGGAAGGGGAAGGGcagaagaagacgaagacGACGAAGACGAAGAACAGGAATCGACTCGACTAAACTATGTattacaaattgaaatgcAAAAGTTTGGCATCCCATCCCAACTTGAAAATCCATTATCATTGGATTACCATCGACTACTTTTGAGTTCTGCATTCACCGATTTCGAAATTATTGCATTGCTGAGCATTGAAGACAAGGATAAAGTAGAAGCCCAACTAGAATATCAAACGGAATCTATCAGAGTTCACAAGACAGTTCTTGTAGCCCGTTGGCCTCATTTTCAAAGAATGATACTGACAGGAATGAATGAGGCattagaaaataaattgtttcttCCCGAGCCAATTAATCGAATCAAAGCTTTGATTTATTACTTGTATATTGGAACCATTGactttgatgaaaaatacATTGGCGAGCTTACGTTGGTTGATTATTCAGGCTTACTTGTTTTGACAAATTTAtatgaattgaaagaacttggatatttattgttacagaaattattcaaattatttatcCAGTTTGATAATAACTTTTCTGACGATGAAACATCCATTTCTACATTATTGACAATCTGGAGAGACTTGGCTTTTTCGAAcgaatcaatttttataGTGACAGTATTGGAGTTGATTAAACGAAAATGGGCAATTATAACCAGATCAAAgacttttctttctcttaGCAAAGAGGAGATTGTTAGATTATGCCAAGACTCAACGGATGACTCACCTTTATCCAAAAGTCCTAACCACAATCGTTCTTTAGACACATTAGACACCAACTTGATTCCAGAAACCCCAACAAGAAATACAAACTCTCCATTTGTGATTGATTCACCCGCAAACCATTCAAACCTGCTTTCAACAAGCGTTTTTGACTAG
- a CDS encoding nucleotide diphosphatase/phosphodiesterase (Ortholog(s) have nucleoside-triphosphatase activity, nucleoside-triphosphate diphosphatase activity and role in cellular response to phosphate starvation, nucleoside triphosphate metabolic process) yields the protein MSINYNAQPHAVDVPVTDMDDPEDDIIFAEQASTQQNRTRSSFLDNLDFENNNARSESGGILNKFRSFFESRSRQDDDYEMVSRFDVDSTNESDDLDNQPPIDIRERRLQLLEKQVKNRTVVGSIFLLTVGILTFVLFFNKNSVTLLLNTGPSRKIYSNSTHEFHQTTILISLDGFHPHYINPLDTPTMHNIMKNDYGAPYMTPSFPSSTFPNHWTLITGLYPSEHGIVGNTFYDPELKKQFINTNPKVGGLDPDFWRGGEPIWKTAKRQNVRSAVHMWPGSEVPHIGPTDDFDRYNGSELLSSKVDRVMGWIDRESIETRPELILTYVPTIDQFGHKYGISGQNLTEALTYVDNFIDLMQQEIHKRNLDEIVNMIIVSDHGMAPTSNDRLLYLDDLVDLDKIEHIDGWPLFGLRPKGDINDFYTELSDNFDNLDSKVTSHYHIYKVEDIPPEFQFGGEITAHKYNYRLAPIWILPDVGYSITTHKQMEDNGFQYKPKGVHGYNNTHLLMRAIFLGTGPYFRNKNLKVEPFANTEVYNLICDTLDIVPAPNNGSLPQEIWSQKLPDEWKDDLTFPNLPFQVEHIVRTNATYDLLWRKGDEAKIDPAPVPTNKHPVESMKSEESTITSLETELLPKPSDFISSSTGTTMETSTTTKAHEGFGEIIGDIIGGIGDGFDAIGGVVHGFIDDIFN from the coding sequence ATGTCTATCAACTATAATGCACAACCACATGCAGTGGACGTGCCTGTTACCGATATGGATGATCCTGAGGATGACATTATTTTTGCCGAACAAGCTTCTACACAACAGAATAGAACACGAAGTTCGTTTTTAGATAATTTAGATTTCGAAAATAACAATGCAAGGTCTGAGTCTGGAGGGATCTTGAACAAGTTTCGGTcattttttgaatcaagACTGAGGCAAGATGATGATTACGAAATGGTTCTGCGTTTTGACGTAGATAGTACAAACGAGAGTGATGACCTAGATAATCAACCACCAATCGACATTAGAGAACGCAGACTTCAATTATTGGAGAAACAAGTCAAAAATCGTACTGTTGTGGGTAGTATATTTTTACTTACAGTGGGTATATTGACATTTGTGctatttttcaataaaaatagtGTTACACTTTTATTGAATACTGGACCATCCCGTAAGATctattcaaattcaacacATGAGTTTCaccaaacaacaatattgatATCACTTGATGGGTTCCACCCTCATTATATCAACCCTTTGGACACCCCTACTATGCATAATATAATGAAGAATGATTATGGTGCACCATACATGACTCCTAGTTTTCCTTCCCTGACTTTCCCTAATCACTGGACATTGATTACCGGATTGTATCCATCTGAACACGGAATAGTGGGGAATACATTTTATGATCCAGAGTTGAAAAAGCAATTTATAAACACCAATCCTAAAGTTGGAGGGTTGGATCCAGATTTTTGGAGAGGCGGCGAGCCAATTTGGAAGACCGCCAAGAGGCAAAATGTTAGATCTGCAGTTCATATGTGGCCAGGTTCAGAAGTACCACATATTGGCCCAAcagatgattttgatagATACAATGGGTCCGAATTACTATCTTCGAAAGTGGATAGGGTTATGGGTTGGATAGATCGTGAATCCATAGAGACAAGACCAGAATTGATTCTTACCTATGTTCCCActattgatcaatttggACACAAGTATGGAATTTCAGGACAAAACTTAACTGAGGCATTGACTTATGTCGACAATTTTATTGACCTCATGCAACAAGAGATTCATAAAAGAAATCTTGATGAAATTGTCAACATGATCATTGTAAGTGATCACGGAATGGCTCCGACTTCCAATGATAGATTGCTCTATCTTGATGATTTGGTAGATTTGGACAAGATTGAGCATATTGATGGATGGCCATTGTTTGGCTTGCGACCTAAGGGGGacattaatgatttttaCACTGAACTTTCAGATAACTTTGATAACCTAGATTCCAAAGTGACATCACATtatcatatatataaagtTGAGGATATACCACCAGAGTTTCAATTTGGTGGTGAAATAACTGCTCATAAATACAATTACCGCTTAGCCCCAATCTGGATACTTCCTGACGTTGGATATTCAATTACTACACATAAACAAATGGAAGACAATGGGTTTCAGTATAAACCCAAAGGTGTTCATGGGTATAATAACACTCACTTGCTAATGAGAGCAATATTTTTAGGAACTGGACCATACTttagaaacaaaaatttaaaagtGGAACCATTTGCCAATACAGAAGTTTATAACTTGATTTGTGATACATTAGATATTGTACCTGCTCCAAATAATGGAAGCTTACCACAAGAAATTTGGTCTCAAAAACTCCCTGATGAATGGAAAGATGATTTGACTTTCCCAAATTTGCCATTCCAAGTTGAGCATATTGTTAGAACAAATGCAACTTATGATTTGCTTTGGAGAAAAGGGGACGAAGCTAAAATTGATCCTGCTCCAGTTCCAACAAATAAGCATCCGGTTGAATCTATGAAGTCAGAGGAGTCAACTATTACCTCTCTAGAAACAGAATTGTTGCCGAAACCAAGTGATTTTATTTCGTCTTCAACTGGCACCACAATGGAAACGCTGACAACTACCAAAGCTCATGAAGGATTTGGAGAGATTATAGGAGATATCATTGGTGGAATTGGAGACGGCTTTGATGCCATTGGTGGTGTAGTGCATGGTTTTATAGACGATATCTTCAATTGA
- the ALG1 gene encoding chitobiosyldiphosphodolichol beta-1,4 mannosyltransferase (Protein similar to S. cerevisiae Alg1p, a mannosyltransferase involved in N-linked protein glycosylation; likely to be essential for growth, based on an insertional mutagenesis strategy), giving the protein MGEIIKYKGFDHVWQYSGPWLYCLIGIYISLPVLAYHILPWIFHKNRSNKRKTISIFVLGDLGHSPRMCYHASSFSKLDYYVNLCGYVETEPSHQIVDDVNIDIIPIEAIKNTNNLPYIMFAILKVVRQCGKIWSILWDTRGSDYIMIQNPPSIPILLIVILFKTVFSRETKLIIDWHNLNYTILNLRYNNLNHPFVKLVKLYEKILGQFANLNITVTKSMKKYLVKEFGFQKSKIVTLYDRPGVQFQPLSNKREFMSEHKLFEDIDIEKYKVLISSTSFTPDEDFNILLDALKNYENTPNTPPILLIVTGKGPLKGKFLETVDKLEFTNKVCVKSAWLSSEDYPKVLACADLGISLHTSSSGIDLPMKIVDFFGCGVPVVSLDFPAIDELVKNKVNGLITNSKSDQTKEVARLVTEVFTDDALLRSIKEGALEESNSRWDENWMQTFSSIFENKS; this is encoded by the coding sequence ATGGgagaaattattaaatataaagGATTTGATCATGTATGGCAATACTCTGGACCATGGTTATATTGCTTAATTGGGATCTATATTAGCTTGCCAGTCTTAGCTTACCATATATTACCATGGATATTTCATAAAAACAGATCAAACAAACgaaaaacaatatcaatttttgtgCTAGGAGACTTGGGCCACTCACCTAGAATGTGTTATCATGCGTCGTCATTCAGTAAGTTGGATTACTATGTCAATTTGTGTGGTTATGTTGAAACAGAGCCATCACACCAAATTGTGGATGATGTAAACATTGATATTATTCCAATAGAGGCAATCAAAAACACTAACAATTTGCCATATATTATGTTTGCGATCCTCAAAGTTGTTCGACAATGCGGGAAAATTTGGAGTATATTATGGGATACCAGAGGATCAGATTACATTATGATACAGAACCCACCTAGTATTCCCATACTATTGATTgtgattttattcaaaacaGTTTTCAGTAGAGAAACAAAGCTAATTATTGATTGGcacaatttgaattatacaattttgaatttgagaTACAATAATTTAAACCACCCGTTTGTGAAATTGGTGAAGCTTTATGAAAAGATTTTGGGCCAATTTGCCAATCTCAATATAACTGTTACGAAAAGCATGAAAAAGTATCTAGTCAAAGAATTTGGATTTCAAAAGTCAAAAATTGTTACATTGTACGATAGACCGGGTGTACAATTCCAACCTTTGTCGAATAAGAGAGAGTTTATGTCAGAACACAAGTTGTTTGAAGACATtgacattgaaaaatataaggTGTTGATCAGCTCAACTTCATTTACTCCTGATGAAGACTTTAATATCTTGCTAGAtgcattgaaaaattatgaaaataCACCAAACACGCCACCAATACTATTAATTGTTACTGGAAAGGGACCCTTAAAAGGTAAATTTTTGGAGACGGTAGATAAGTTAGAGTTTACAAACAAAGTTTGCGTGAAAAGTGCATGGTTAAGTTCAGAGGACTATCCTAAAGTACTAGCATGTGCCGATTTGGGCATTTCCTTGCACACTTCATCCAGTGGCATAGATTTACCAatgaaaattgttgattttttcgGCTGTGGCGTACCTGTTGTATCACTTGATTTCCCAGCCATAGATGAATTGGTGAAAAACAAAGTTAATGGACTAATCACAAACAGCAAATCAGATCAAACAAAGGAAGTGGCTCGCTTGGTCACTGAAGTGTTCACCGATGATGCCTTGTTAAGATCAATAAAGGAAGGGGCTTTAGAGGAGAGTAATTCCAGATGGGATGAGAACTGGATGCAAACTTTTAGTTctatatttgaaaataaatcttAA
- the PPS1 gene encoding Pps1p (Putative dual specificity protein phosphatase, similar to S. cerevisiae Pps1p; mutant shows virulence defect), with translation MSSTLSYLRNPHRNRKSSTTTMSSDTTTSTTVTTTSDSLYYTSDNVNIPRSCLIPPSSNIPQSSPTTTLSPAIATPTSITMLSSSSSASSILSNVALPNSSWTQESHTASLQNHQQQPEQQQQQQQKPSATSLASLLSSSSASAPPTRRTSTTVDNNVITSDGGYKFGNGGSMNNNTNSRKSSRSSNYSNCHTAFQDFQDVWLFRFNKGLKNYFGIDTNNSNMVGEDQVFVINTVAQLNRLLYFNYHQKSGFDYEYSDKLFPYLHGLNDRDQQIHFVKETGKSVDKINHQLENLTINNFMFINATIDKKNIPNLINTMNIEDLVPSRSQYSNKKDHEYNYSNSGNKISCRNFGQQIELMAPLSHMVVYNYNSCTDNKSNSVDNTKILVNKLLSYMKSSGNRFIYIIDIECEHQSSTTNLANSNSNPCTPWWQSIDQSYFDNDSDELHWYNNAIINQIIKSPQTKNNNGDKVTNNSTDEVFISQGDRFFNKFHRLEQNLIWKMYGKHWILNNKVCVGNILDFHQIQEKNDNQFKLVIYCEDYQNEECYDEFPTLQDLQYIWQDYMSGNHIHHTYMIKIPSLGFRNNKSIDEYELIMILNLLKLIERISRVNKVFIGCYDGFTHSTNLLVLVMQLLGKVIIEESIFQLTETENVKLFFSNPGIVGGDLQFLRELEPFVDYLNKHLIQEFPTIIDMNNLDLDSIHRYYCINPIAKPPLYQDDWFVAKTNNSKHDINLPARILANVYLGSSMHGGSLTILQAYKLTHLISIDELPNWWHTLKKYYKFDFQLQDEDKDENNHGKNKSNYKIIKPIYTFNNSKSKIYEFEFNSKNLKSIPQELLNKWSSSSSSSMGLPHKNFKSLIYIHDFKDDGRDSLMELLMELLIDAPPAIQDKILLGSTTNINNPTNNYTNANNNNNKTLIHCKIGVSRSATLVIAHLMKTYRLGFLQSYFLVRVQRFNIIIQPNLKLFYELYLFDQWLGLKDFYINHQFKHYNWETICHLINQLNQIYINPKSITLSSS, from the coding sequence ATGAGTTCAACTTTATCCTATTTGCGTAATCCGCATCGAAACAGAAAGCTGAGCACTACCACTATGTCATCTGATACTACTACCAGTACTACAgtcacaacaacatcagATTCATTATATTACACATCTGATAATGTCAATATTCCTAGATCTTGTTTAATACCACCATCTTCAAACATACCGCAATcttcaccaacaacaaccctTTCCCCAGCAATTGCAACTCCAACTTCAATAACCATgttatcttcatcatcttcagcTTCAAGTATATTGAGTAATGTTGCCCTCCCAAACTCTTCTTGGACGCAGGAAAGTCATACAGCATCACTTcagaatcatcaacaacaaccagagcaacaacagcaacagcaacaaaaaCCATCAGCTACTTCATTGGCATCTCTATTATCCTCATCATCAGCTTCAGCACCACCTACAAGACGTACGAGTACCACTGTTGATAACAATGTCATAACCAGTGATGGCGGTTATAAATTTGGTAATGGTGGTAGTATGaacaataatactaatagCAGAAAGAGTTCCCGGTCAAGCAATTATAGTAATTGTCATACTGCATTCCAAGATTTCCAAGATGTTTGGTTGTTTAGATTCAATAAaggattgaaaaattatttcgGTATTGATACTAATAACAGTAATATGGTGGGAGAAGATCAAGTGTTTGTGATCAATACTGTTGCTCAACTTAATCGGttattatatttcaattacCATCAGAAACTGGGATTTGATTATGAATATtctgataaattatttccTTATTTGCATGGACTTAATGATCGAGACCAACAAATACATTTTGTTAAAGAAACTGGTAAATCAGTTGATAAGATTAATCATCAACTTGAAAATTTAactattaataatttcatgTTTATTAATGCCACTATTgataagaaaaatattccaaatttaatcaataCTATGAATATCGAAGACTTGGTACCATCAAGATCTCAATactcaaataaaaaagatcatgaatataattattCCAATAGTGGTAATAAAATCAGTTGTCGTAATTTCGGgcaacaaattgaattaatggCTCCTTTATCTCATATGGTGGTGTATAATTACAATAGTTGTACTGATAACAAAAGCAATAGTGTTGATAATACTAAGATATTAGTTAACAAATTGTTGTCGTATATGAAATCTTCAGGTAATcgatttatttatattattgaCATTGAGTGCGAACACCAATCTTCCACCACCAATCTTGCAAACTCAAATTCAAACCCCTGCACGCCCTGGTGGCAATCAATCGATCAAAgttattttgataatgacTCTGATGAATTGCATTGGTATAATAATGCcattattaatcaaataatcaaatctCCCCAGACCAAGAACAATAATGGCGACAAAGTTACTAATAATAGCACTGACGAAGTTTTCATTAGTCAAGGAGATcgttttttcaataaatttcatCGTTTGGaacaaaatttaatttggaaaatgTATGGTAAACATTGGatattaaacaataaagtATGTGTTGGTAATATACTTGATTTCCATCAaatacaagaaaaaaatgataatcaattcaaattggtCATATATTGTGAAGATTATCAAAACGAAGAATGTTATGATGAATTCCCAACTTTACAAGATTTACAATATATTTGGCAAGATTATATGCTGGGGAATCATATTCACCATACTTATATGATAAAGATCCCATCATTAGGTtttagaaataataaatcaattgatgaatacgaactaataatgattttgaatcttttgaaattgattgaacGCATCAGTCGAGTTAATAAAGTATTTATTGGTTGTTATGATGGATTCACTCATTCTACAaatttattagtattagtaaTGCAATTATTGGGTAAAGttattattgaagaatcgattttccaattgacAGAAACTGAAAATgtcaaattatttttttcaaatccgggtattgttggtggtgatttacaatttttaaGAGAATTAGAAccatttgttgattatttgaataaacATTTGATTCAAGAATTCCCGACAATTATTGATATGAATAACTTGGATTTGGATTCAATTCATCGGTATTATTGTATCAATCCTATTGCTAAACCTCCACTTTATCAAGATGATTGGTTTGTTGCCAAGACTAATAATTCCAAACATGATATAAATTTACCAGCAAGAATTTTAGCAAATGTTTATTTGGGAAGTTCAATGCATGGTGGGTCATTAACTATTCTACAAGCTTATAAACTCACCCATTTGATTtctattgatgaattacCAAATTGGTGGCACacattgaagaaatattataaatttgatttccaattacaagatgaagataaagatGAAAACAACCACggtaaaaataaaagtaattacaaaatcattaaaccaatttatacatttaataattcgaaatcaaaaatttatgaatttgaattcaatctgaaaaatttgaaatcaatacctcaagaattattaaataaatggtcttcttcatcttcttcatcaatggGGTTACCAcataaaaatttcaaatcattgatttatatCCATGATTTTAAAGATGACGGTAGAGATTCATTAATGGAATTATTAAtggaattattaattgatgcTCCACCAGCAATCCAagataaaatattattaggatcaacaaccaatatcaataatccTACTAACAATTATACTAACgccaacaataataataataaaactttGATTCATTGTAAAATTGGTGTTAGTAGATCAGCAACATTGGTAATTGCTCACTTAATGAAAACTTATAGACTTGGATTTTTACAATCATATTTTCTTGTTAGAGTTCAACGATTTAATATAATTATCCaaccaaatttaaaattattttatgaattatatttatttgatcaatGGTTAGGATTAAAAgatttttatattaatcatcaatttaaaCATTATAATTGGGAAACTATTTGTcatttaattaatcaattgaatcaaatttatatcaACCCAAAATCTATAACACTTTCATCGTCATAG